In Solimonas sp. K1W22B-7, the DNA window GATAGAGCTGGTGCAATCAGGCGAGAGGGAAAGTCTGATGCTTGAGTTCAAAGGGAGCGACGCTCTATCTCTCTCCGACAATAAGAAGAAAAATGAGATCAGTAAGGATGTATCAGCCTTCGCAAACTCTGCAGGGGGAACCCTGATCTATGCAGTTGTTGAGAACGATGCGCACATGGCAGCCTACGTCGATTCCGGAATTGACCCGCACGAGATTTCAAAAGAATGGCTTGAGCAGCAAATCAACTCCAATATTCAAAGGAGAATTGATGGCATCAGAATCCATCAAGTTGATCTATCCGGTGGTCACGGAAGGGTTGCGTATGTAGTGGAAATTCCGCAAAGCGATCGGGCTCCACATCAGGCCTCTGATACAAAGTTCTACAAAAGGTTCAACTTTCAGTCGATTCCTATGGAGGAGTATGAAATCCGAGATGTGTCTCGGAGATCAGAAGCGCCAGATTTATTCATGGATATCGGAGTCATTCCGACATTGAGTGTTGATCAAGAACAGGTGACGGAGTTTCGTCTTTCCGCAACTGTAGGGAATAAAGCGGTCGTAGTTGCAAACCATGCCATCATTGCCTTATTCGTCGATGATGAATTAAAGCTCCGTGAGGCCCCAGGATACCTTAGTGTTGGAATGTCTGAGTACATTACCTTTGGGGATACGAAGCGCGCTGCCAGGCGGTACTCCTACAATCACATGCCGAACACGCATATGCCGCTCTTCGAAGGGGTGGAATTCTCACTCTGGGACTATCCGGGCTTTGTGTTCGATATGCCTTCTAACGGATCCTATCTGCTTGGTTGGAGAATTCTGGCCCCTGGAATGCCGATGA includes these proteins:
- a CDS encoding AlbA family DNA-binding domain-containing protein, whose product is MLEFKGSDALSLSDNKKKNEISKDVSAFANSAGGTLIYAVVENDAHMAAYVDSGIDPHEISKEWLEQQINSNIQRRIDGIRIHQVDLSGGHGRVAYVVEIPQSDRAPHQASDTKFYKRFNFQSIPMEEYEIRDVSRRSEAPDLFMDIGVIPTLSVDQEQVTEFRLSATVGNKAVVVANHAIIALFVDDELKLREAPGYLSVGMSEYITFGDTKRAARRYSYNHMPNTHMPLFEGVEFSLWDYPGFVFDMPSNGSYLLGWRILAPGMPMKEGVVLIKWNGARLLAEKKAENYPSEGLGSGLQKI